One Leopardus geoffroyi isolate Oge1 chromosome E1, O.geoffroyi_Oge1_pat1.0, whole genome shotgun sequence genomic window, CAGGTATAGAATTGTTTTGCCCCAGGACAGTTCTGTCTTCTGGAACTGTGTTGGCATAAGCGGTCTGAAGCCTCGTCATCTGGCACTGTGGCTGCCATTGGCCTggcatttaaatgtattttctgggCAAAGTTGTGGGATTTGTTTCGAGCTGCAAAAGGCCTTAGATATGACCTAATTCAGCCCCTTTGTCAGATGAGGCCACTGAGACCCacaaatgttaaacattttgttCAGAGTCACCAGGCACATGCCAGGTGAAGGCTTGGCGCATGTTCTAGAAAGCCTTGAGATTCTGGCACCATGAGCGTATTTTATTTTacctagttatttattttaatttgcttaatgttcatttttgagagagagaggaggggagagagtgcatgtgcacgagccggggaggggcagagagagagagggggggacagaggatccaaagcgggctctgcactgacagcagcaaggccTGATGCtgcacttgaactcatgaactgcaggatcatgacctgagccgaagctggatgcctaaccaattgagccacccaggtgccccttattgattgatttatttttaaaatatttatttgtttatttagtgagagagagagagagaacatgcatacatgagcagggaaggggcagagagagagagggagagagagaatcccaagcaggctccccagtgtcagtgcagagccaggcatggggctctatctcactaactgtgagatcatgtgacctgagctgaactcaagagtcaaaTGCGTAgctgactgaggtacccaggtaccccatcatAAGTGTATTTTAGATACAAATAATTTCTCTAAATTATCTATGCCCATGCAAATACCTATTTTATACATTGCCATCGATAGTCTTATCATGTTGTATTGtcaaattattcttttaagttattgaattattggaattaaaatattaaagaattagaATATCGAAACATGAAGAATTGAAAATCTCTTCAGTGCCTAATTATTAACTGTAAATAATAATTAGACAAATTATTGGTGTAATGTATATGTATCCtgcatatgtaaaaaaaattccagaggcCTTTTTGtgacaaaagaaggaaagaagctatttttaaaaaaagcttaagttgaagggtgcctgggtggctcagtcggttaagcgtctgacttcggctcaggtcgtaacctcacggtttgtgtgttggagccccgcacccggctcagagcctggaatctgcttcagattctgtgtctccctctctctctgtccctctcccgctcatgctcggtttatctctctctctttctctctctctcaaaaataaacgttagaaaaaaaacttttttaagctTAAGTGGAAATAACTCGTTTCCTTGGCGATCCCAAATTGTTCACCGCAATTGTCCCTGCCCTTCTATTTCCACCAGGGGGCAGCGCTCACCTGCAAATGGATGTAGTTCGGAGCAGAAGCACCACTTCAGCCTGGGTCTCCCATGCCTGCTGCTGGAAACTATTAGACCCCTGGTATGAAGCAACCTCAACGTTTATCTTCTTAAAGTTCCAGAGAACGATGAGTATAAAGACAAGATTTCCTTACATTTATATGGTGCTTTACAGCTTCCAGAGGGATTTCTTgtacatgatctcatttgatccttataaTGAGTCTGGGAATTAAGAAAAGTGGTCTCTTTCCTCTggtttaaagatgaggaaactgaggacagagACTGTTCAAGGATACACAGCATGAAACATGGTGAGTCAGGTCAGAATGGGTCTTGTGATTCAGCGTGGTGGTCCTTTCATTAAATAGTTGTCCTAAAGTCGGACGAAAAAGTAACTCAGACAATGCCCAGATCTCTCTTTAATGGAAAACATAAGCTGATTTCTTACAAAATTGTTTCAAGAATTTCTAGTTAATAGTAAAATGAAACTTCTGACTGTAGTCATGCTGCCTATCGGATGTCATTCATTCAGTTATGTTGTTGTTCATTCAAGAAggatttaatgagcacctacaaTGTACAGGGCACTATATCGGTAGCAGGGCATCCAGAAGGAAGACAATAAGTGCCTCCTAAGTTTtattgtgaagaatgctgctgtgaacatggcacacacaaatatctcttcaagaccttAATAGCAATTCTTTAGACTTTagacccagaagtgaaattgctggatcatacggtacttttgtttttaatgttttgaggagtCATCGTTCTGGTTTCTGCAGCCCCTGtcccatttttcatttccatcaggAGGGCAcaaaggttccagtttctccacaaccttgccaacacttgctattttctattttattttttaagtaggctccaagcccagtgcggggctttaactcatgtCGCttagatcgagagtcagatgcttaactgactgagccacctcccTTTTCTTGATGGTAGCTTTCCTAAtgggtatgaaatggtatctcatggtagttttgatttgcatttttctaatgattagtgatgttgggcatctttttatgtgtttactgGGCATACCCCATTTGCTTTTGTCTTTACAACTGCTTTCGATCTACAGAGATGCATTTTGGTGCCCTTTGGTTTTCtaaagatttatttgtttatttatttaagtaatctctacacccaacgtgggacttggactcatgaccctgagatcaagaggtgcatgctctaccaactgagccagccaggcgcccctggtgccattttgttttctagtcTTCCCCTCAAATTTCTTACTTTAGGAAACCTTACAGAGGCTCTATAGATCAAAACTTTAATGAGAGTTCCTCTTCCAAAAAGGTCATTAGCTTTGTCCTGGCTCTGCTAGCCTGTGAACCCGTATATTCATGCTTTTCAAGCATTTCTCCTGAGATAACATATTCTGAGTAGGAAAGGTTAATCAGAAGCCtggtatgtgatttttttcttggctAAGATCCTGAAGGACAAAGCTATTTTCAGAACACTATTCAAATTCTCCCCCCAGGTAATGCCCAATATTTGTACTAATTCACAATTACTCCCTTTCTAACTGCTGCTAGGCTGCAAAGATCTCTTATGCAGTGTTGGGGTTGTGAGAtgatgtttgtgtttttatttagagACACTGAAAATCAATGTGACAACTCAAAGAGTTCTTCCTCCTTTGGCATGGCTTTCTGTGGGACAACCTGGTTCAAAAAGTATCCGTAAGAAATATCCTTGATACCTGGTTTCCAGGCTGGACTTATTTTTGTTGTGATAACTCGTTTCTCTTTGTCATTCAAAGACACAGCATGGGTCATCTGCATCATGATCAGGATGACCACAGCTGCAGCTTTTAGGGATGGTCAGCTATCTCAAACCTTTGGGACAATCATCTGGTCCTTCCTACTTACCTTCACAAACCTCTTGCTCTGTTTTATTGGACCTCAGGTTCACAGGACTAGATTAGTCCTACTCCTTTGTGACACACTCTTACCACTGTTCCTACtgtctggatttttgttttgcagCCCTACGGCAGCAACCTGACCTTGATCTCTACCCCGTGGCAGACCACATTAATGATCGCCTACTCTAGTAACAATTTATTGTGATGCTCATGCCCATTTTTGGAGAAACTATTTAGCCAATAAGCATATTTCTCTGAGGATGAACAgaatggtgttttgttttttgcttaatAAAATCCTCATTTATTTGGACTTATCTAATACATACTAGAAGCATGCATTATAAACACGTTTATATACTCTTTATATAAACAAAGGATAAAAGCAGATATATTGAAGAAACAGGATTAAAAATTTACAGCAGTTACCAAATTTCAGTAGTGTCTTTTTCAGttgttttggtaatattttgaaaatatttttcaaaaaattttcaaaaaatttgacCACTCAGTacttatgctgtgctcaccacaagtgtagtagctcccatctgtcaccatgccaGCCGTTACagtaccactgactatattccctatgctatacctttcatccctctgatttattcattccacaactggaagcctatatctcctATTCCCCTTCATTCAGTTTACACATCTCACCActaccctcccctctggcaacgatcggtttgttctctgtatttgtgggtctgtttctatttttgtttgttcatttgttttgctttttggatgccacatgtaagtgaaatcatatggtatttctgactagcttatttcacttagcataatatcctctaggtccatcagtgctgttgcaaatagcaagatatctcatccttttttatggctgagtaatattccattatatataatggaatgtgatatatatttatttatgtatttatatgtaaatatttataactttgtAGAGTtctattcaaatttatttataaatatgtatttataatttatttatatttatttaaatatatataaatatatatgtatatataaatatacatatatatgtacatacatatatgtatatatgtatacatatatatgtatacatacattcattctatatatgtatacatatacattctatatatgtatatagaaaaatggataaagaagatgtgatatatatcacatatacatatacatacacacatatatatggacatacatatgtgtatatatatatgtatatgtgatatatatcacatcttctttatccatttttctacccatggacacttagattgcttctgtatctgggctattgtaaataatgctgcaataaacataataaacgtaggggtgcctgtatcttttccaattagtgctttcattttctttgggtaaatacccagtagtggaattagtggatcatataatattcctattttttagtttttgaggaaactccttactgttttccccagtgactgcaccaatttcaTTCCGtgaacagtgcacaaaggttctttttcgccacatccttgccaacacttgctatttcctttcttcttcattttagccattctgacaggtgtaaggtgatatctcactacGGTTTTGACTTGTAGTTCCCTgacaattagtgatgttgagcatcttttcatgtgtcggttggccatttgtataatcttccttggagaaatgtctgttcatatcttctcccacttttaactggattgtttttttttgtgtgtgttttgaattgtgtagttctttatatattttggacattcaccccttattagatatatcatttgcaaatatcttctcccactcagtaggctgctttttcattttgttgatggtttgctATGCAAAATAGAATACTGTTTTTTCAATGTCTATTCCATGGTGGTCGTTTTTTAAGGGCTTTATAGGCATTAACCCATTTTATCCCCACAATCTCATATGAAGTAGTTATTGTCCCTATTATAGGGACAATTGTATtggacagataagaaaactgaaattcagaagggttgaagtaacttgtccaaaattTAACATGATTTGTAAATGCCACCGACAGGATATGAAATCCAGAACCATTGACTTTGGAATGCATGCTTAAAGCCACAAATGACCTCTTTTCCTAATTCTCACTCTCCAGATGCCATGTAGATGGGATACTGGGTGGACCTTATTTAGTTAACCTTACACAAGCTATTTCCCCTATAAACCTGACCATAACTAAGTTACTTCTCCATGCCCTAGCAAAATCGAGCCATCATAGACATCAAGGTCATGGTGCAAAGCTTTAAGAGGCATGATGCAAACCTTCTGGAAAAGAAGCCAGCTTTTGCTGTTTAGTATGATTCCACATGAGTGCCAGAGTTGGCTCTGCTAGTCTTACTGGACACTGCCCTGCTTAAATAGCAGGACACTGTCACAACTTTAGAATTTGTAAGAATGTGTACaggatttttttaatagctacatCATAAATCCATGTAAGAGTAGTGATCTGTACAgttagcaataattttttttaactataaatatcAATGTCCTTGCTAAAATCAAACTTGTTCAGACTGTCTTTATTAAAGTAGTCTGAGTCCCGTTGAgaaagttctattttaatttttttccagttttattgatataattgacacacagtACTGTTTAAGGTGTACATAATGACTTAACTATACAGTGAAATGAATACCACAGTTCACATCCAAAAAGAAAGTGGTTCTTTACCAGAGATAAAGTAGTTACTTCATCagagaaaatgtaatataaataattgtttaaGAAGGTACCGGAAGACTAAACAGGTAAGAAGACAGGGACTACCATGATTTAGACCTTTCAGGAATGAAGGGTTACCCAACCAGATGAAGAACTCTGATCAGCTGAGATCTCTGCTTGCAGTGGGGGTTAGGCAGGTAGTGGTGGTAGGACTGGGTAGAAGAGACAAAGGGTAATAACAAACACAACTATCTCATAGTATCGTGTTTATATTTGTGTCACTGAATAGGAGAACACTTATTTCTTCAGAATTAGGAGAATGGCCATCTCGGATTATTAACAATACTCTAAGTCCTAGGCTCTGGGTTAActgttagatatttattttttaaatttaagtttatttatttaagagacagagtgagcaggggaagggcagacagaatcccaagcagcctgtgggtggagcctgatgcagggctcgaactcaagaaccctgagttcatgacctgagcccaaaccaagagtaggacacttaaccaactgagccacccaggtgccacaactttgttagatattttaaaaggcagtGTTTCTGAACAGCATTCAGTATAGACACAGTGGCAGCTCAGGGTCCTTACCCATCAACATCTCAGTTTTAGGGCTTTACAGTGTAGCATGTTGGGACTTCAACAGAAACTTAGAAGACAGGCTCCCAAGAAGGGACGCTGGCACCCAGATAAAAAAGTAATGCCAACTTAAGTGGGGAGCTTCTGAAGTATGATAATATTTGGTGGTAGGTAGGTCATGGAGCCTTGACTATAGGGAAGTCCATCCATTTTGAAACAGGGCTTGTCATCAGTTTGAGTACAGAGGATAGGGTTTATCCAGCAGGAGACCCAAGTAAATGACCTGGGGACCAGGGCTGTGGTCTTGGGGAAAACAAGCTCAAATCAGTAAGGATACAGAGACAGGCTGCTATTTGGTAGACCCGGGTATCTAGGAACCCACCAGGGAACGCAAGGTAGTCTTAGGGACAAAGAATAAATATAGCCCTTAGTAAATCCATCTACTCCATATACTAGCAGAGTACTGTCAGCTGGGTTCTTAATGGCTGAAGAATATGACTGGGTTGACCCTACACCAGGTCTTTAGTACTTATCACGAGATGTGTTTGGTGAAGGCAGGGACCTAGAGTTGTTCCTTTGGTAAAATTGGCATTATCATGTCTTTTCCTGTTCATCTGACAGACACCAAATAATTTTGTTAGGGTGATATATTACTGGCCTGGTGAGTGGTAGATGATATCTCTTAAGGTGTATATATAGCAACTGGGCAGAAAtgaatgggaagaaaatgagggAAGGTAAATGTGCGAAGCCAAGTAGTCAGAAAATGTGAAATTTCCAATAACTTTATCCATGGAGACTTACTGgagatattttagaattttcaggACTGAAATAATTCAAAGCCAGTGCACTGGGAGTTTCCCACCTATGGTATATCTTTAAGAAAGGGTAAGATTGGGTATCAGATTTCTGACTTAGTGAGATTATGGACATTGATCTAACACCcacaagattaaaaaatttactcAGGGAaatcataatgataataattctGTCTTCAGAATTTCTGGACAAATGAACCTTCAAATGCTATAGTTCACTCAtctttaaggttaaaaaaaaatcacttaatttaAATAAGGACAATTCTGACCAAATTGGATAGCTTGCATCAGTAAGAAAGTTTATTGAAATTCATTAGTGAATGAgaatagaaagtttttttttttccattaaagaaCACTTTCTggtaaagtgaaaagaaatacagaaaccataaaacaccttTTAGACACCTTATTTTCAAGGAGTGAACCTATTTCCATAGACCATTAAGACTGAAGTGTTTTCTTGgagcttttgtttttcatgcaCCTGTACATAATGGTCTGTGTGAAGGGAGACTCTTTCCTCTTGATGCGGCTTAATAGTagtgtttcttggtttctgaTTCAACCATTGATGAAAGGACTCTACCATCAGGTGCCACCTCTTCAATAATTGTCTTGATTACTCTGGTTTTGTTAGTATCTGTACATgaatcacaggggaaaaaaacaatttagacTAAATAATTTGTGGGGCTTCGTACTaattaatcaaaatttttaaaagaaaagtacactaaactaaaaaaagaaagaaaatcctatttttttgtttcttttttagatcCGACTAGTATTTAAGCTACAGCATCTTGCACCAGGTTATTTTTCGTTCAAGATGGATGTCAAGAGTAtagtttgctaaaaaaaaaaaaaaaaaatccaagcggTAATctctaacattttaattttttagaaggctttaaaaagcaacaaaatcaTCACGGAAAGTTAAAACTAATTCTGATTACCCCAGCTAGTTTCTGCTGACCTTGGTCCCTTGGAAGAGGGTTCCCCGACGGACCCAGAAGACGAGGACTTGTGACCGCCGGAGCTGCCGCCACCGTAGCCGCCGCCGCTGGAACTGCCGCCGTGGCCACCGCCGCCGCCGGAGCTGCCGCCGCCGTAACCACCCCCGTGACTTCCGCCGGAGCTACCGCCGTGGCCGCTACCGCCGTGGCCGCCACCGCTGGAACTTCCGCCGCCGTAGCCGCCGCCGTAGCCGCCACCGCCGCCGGAACTTCCGCCGTAGCCGCCGCCGGAACTTccgccgccgcgcccgccgccgtagccgccgccgccgccggaaCTACAGGGAGTGAGGGTTGTGTTCGGTTAACTCTAACTTTGAAAAATGGTGGGTCGCCTTCTAGGTTAtcgttactttaaaaataagcaaaacgtGTTtcgagagggggaaaaaaaagacctgtcGAGTATGGATTCTCAGACCCAGTAACGAACAGTTTTATATGCACACAACTTTCAGAATCAAATCCATGGGAAACTCAGGCTGTGGTTGCATAAGCCTTTCTCTGTACTCtgccttcccccttctcctccgtTTCGCCCATCCTCCGGCACTTTGGGTTTTGGAAAAGCCCGGCAATTTAGAACACTGAATAAGACCAAGTGGGATAATTCTAAGATGTTTAGAATTtaccttccttctccttctagTAGGCTGCGGTAGGTTTGAATTTCATTCTCCAGTCGGATCTTAATATCCAGGAGCTGTTGGTACTCAGCATTCTGGCACTCGGTTTCAGCTCGAATCTGTTGCAGTTGTTCCTCCAGAGCGGAGATCTGGGCCTGAATCTGGGAGAGCTGCATACAGTAGCGACCTTCTGTTTCTGCCAAGGAGGCTTCCAGGGATTGTTTctggaaagaggagagaatgtACGGTGGCTTAGCGACTTCTTTGTTTAATTGAGTACAGTGaagattatttaataattatttaatgataatatttaatCTTTAATAATAAGACATCaaatagaagaataaaggaaatgaatagaatttgtgttttatgtttaatGGCAACATTTTAACTTCACGTTTAGAGCAGGGCCCCTAAGACTTTTCTCCCATTAACCACGAGCTCCAATTTTATTTCCACTTTcgtactctttgtttttttcttgtggtgcaTATTCTTATGTGAGCGTGAAACTTTGTGTGTTAAAGTTGAAGTTATTTCAAGAGAGAATTACAAACATACCAGGGCTAGTTGGGACTGTAGTTCGATTTCCAGACCTTGAACCGTGCGTCTCAATTCAGTAATCTCCGATTTGTGGCTGGACATTTGTTCGATGTTACTATTGATTTCCGTAGTGAGTTCTTTGCTCTACAGTATTAACAACAggggaaaagatgagaaaattctgaaatgatAACCAAGCGTCCGTTGGCCCCACTATGAAGGAAGACGAATTAACCTTTTCGTTGAACCAGGCTTCAGCGTCTTTGCGGTTTTGTTCAGCAAGTTGTTCATACTGGTTTCTCATGTTATTCAGAAGTTCAGTCAGATCGACACCTGGGGCAGCATTCATTTCTACATTTACATCACCAGTGGACACATTTTGAAGGTCTTTCATTTCCTGTTAGAGGAACAGAAAAATTTAATGATTGTATCATGACcacatgacccccccccccccccgcttttatTTTTGGCTGCGGGGCGTATAACTTTTTGCATCACCTCTTCATGATTCTTCTTCAGGTAGGCCAGCTCTTCAGTCAGGCTCTCGATCTGCATCTCCAAGTCAGCCTTGGTCAGGGTCAGTTCATCCAGCACCCTGCGCAGGCCATTGATGTCAGCCTCCACGCCCTGGCGCAGGCTGACCTCGTTCTCATACCTGAAACAAGCATGGTACAAAtactaaatataatttacatatggaAGATGTTCCTGGGCTGAGACTGTTTTAGAAGCGAATACAGAGTTGGCTTCACATGGCAACATTTATTGTGTACTAATTCATATAGGGATAGAGGGATATTAGTGGGTTAATGCAAAGAAACTTAGcagtttactttaaaatgcattttcttcttttaatattgcCAAGAAGGTAATattgaaattgaaaaattttcGGACAGCTCCAATACTGTTTAACTTTGAATGAattcaagaaaatgtaaatgctaTTGTAGGTGTCCAAAGTCACTGTTAAAACAACTCCTGTATTTGTTGTGACTGTGTTGTACCATGTTTACTTAGCTTACTTTAATCTGAAGTCATCAGCTGCCAGCCTGGCATTGTCGATCTGAAGCAGGATGTTGGCATTATCAGTTGTCAGATTGAGGATctggagggagaggcaaagaaatcAGATACAGATACGCCATTATAAAACCAGGTGGCATAGATAGATAAGCTGCATTTTTATGTTCTCTTACAAAATCctggggggatttttttttatcttaaatataaaatattgcagGGTTACTCATATACTTAAATTTGAGCCATTTGTTCTCTTAAAGTTTCTATACATATCTACCTCTGTATCATCTTTTTCTGAAAACTAACTGCAAGTATATAGCTGTGTTCTTGCacagctcccctctcccccctcccatttTATACTGTGTGATTTCCATGTATTTCAGTGAACTTTTGACTGACTCATACCTTTTGGTTTAActtgttttaaatatacattctAAATGAATACACTCTGggctgacacacagtaggtacaATTCACAAATTCTCCCAGAGGCAAACAGTATCCCATTTTCATACTGGAGAATTCATGTTACTTGTAAGGTtggtaatggattttttttttattaatctgaATAGTGTCTTGTTCTGATTGATTTAATAATTCTTTCAGTTCCgatatttgtaaatgacctaGTATTTTAACTATGAACTCATACACTcattaaaacataaacaaattctCAGTAATCCGTTGTCTGATAAGGTATACAACACACATTGAAGATTTCAATGACCATATCCTCACAAATATTTACCTTTGAGGAGACTGGATTATTTTTGGAAGCGAGAAAGTAACGTAGGCAAACACAGTGAATAGCTACATTGTAGTTAATGTAAGAGTCACATATCTGAGTTACATGGATAAAAAATAGGCTTAAAGTTGGATTTTTAAGATGCACCTTACCTGATTTTTAAGATCATCGATGGTTTGGTAGTATTTGCTGTAGTCACGAGGTTCTCTCTGGCCTAAGCCGCCATGCTTTTCATACCACTCTTTGATTTTGCCTTCTAGCTCATAGTTTGATTCTTCCAGAGCCCGCACTTTGTCCAAGTAGGAAGCCAGGCGGTCATTCAGATTCTGCATGGTTACTTTTTCATTTCCGGAGAGAAGGCCACCATCTCCTCCAAATCCACCCCCAAAGCCTCCAAAGCTGCCTCCACTGAAGCCACCACCACCAAAGCTGCCCCCTCCAAAGCTGCCTCCTCCATAGCCCCCACCAAAGCTGCTGCTTCCATAGCCTCCACCAAAGCCTCCTCCACCAAAGCCTCCTCCGCCAAAGCCTCCTCCTAATCCTCCATAGCCACCTGATGAGCCCCCAAAGCAGCCTCCACCAGAGCTCCCACGACTAAAAGAGCCACCACTGAACCCCCTTGAGCTAAATCCTCCAC contains:
- the KRT10 gene encoding keratin, type I cytoskeletal 10 isoform X4 produces the protein MSVRYSSSKQYSSSRSGGGGGGGGGSSFRISSSKGSIGGGFSSRGFSGGSFSRGSSGGGCFGGSSGGYGGLGGGFGGGGFGGGGFGGGYGSSSFGGGYGGGSFGGGSFGGGGFSGGSFGGFGGGFGGDGGLLSGNEKVTMQNLNDRLASYLDKVRALEESNYELEGKIKEWYEKHGGLGQREPRDYSKYYQTIDDLKNQILNLTTDNANILLQIDNARLAADDFRLKYENEVSLRQGVEADINGLRRVLDELTLTKADLEMQIESLTEELAYLKKNHEEEMKDLQNVSTGDVNVEMNAAPGVDLTELLNNMRNQYEQLAEQNRKDAEAWFNEKSKELTTEINSNIEQMSSHKSEITELRRTVQGLEIELQSQLALKQSLEASLAETEGRYCMQLSQIQAQISALEEQLQQIRAETECQNAEYQQLLDIKIRLENEIQTYRSLLEGEGSSGGGGGYGGGRGGGSSGGGYGGSSGGGGGYGGGYGGGSSSGGGHGGSGHGGSSGGSHGGGYGGGSSGGGGGHGGSSSGGGYGGGSSGGHKSSSSGSVGEPSSKGPRYYQIIEELKNKVISSTIANANVILHIDNARLAADDFRLKYENELALHQNTEADINGLRRVLDELTLCRTDQELQYESLSEELRYLKKNHEEEMQALQCAAGGNVNVEMNAAPGVDLTVLLNNMRAEYEDLAEQNRRDAEAWFNEKSATLQQQISDHAGAATSARSELTDMKRSLQTLEIELQSLLAMKQSLECSLTETEGNYCTQLAQIQAQIGALEEQLHQVRTETEGQKLEYEQLLDIKVHLEKEIETYCRLIDGDGNSCSKSKRFGSGGSGSSPKGPVPVL
- the KRT10 gene encoding keratin, type I cytoskeletal 10 isoform X6, which produces MSVRYSSSKQYSSSRSGGGGGGGGGSSFRISSSKGSIGGGFSSRGFSGGSFSRGSSGGGCFGGSSGGYGGLGGGFGGGGFGGGGFGGGYGSSSFGGGYGGGSFGGGSFGGGGFSGGSFGGFGGGFGGDGGLLSGNEKVTMQNLNDRLASYLDKVRALEESNYELEGKIKEWYEKHGGLGQREPRDYSKYYQTIDDLKNQILNLTTDNANILLQIDNARLAADDFRLKYENEVSLRQGVEADINGLRRVLDELTLTKADLEMQIESLTEELAYLKKNHEEEMKDLQNVSTGDVNVEMNAAPGVDLTELLNNMRNQYEQLAEQNRKDAEAWFNEKSKELTTEINSNIEQMSSHKSEITELRRTVQGLEIELQSQLALKQSLEASLAETEGRYCMQLSQIQAQISALEEQLQQIRAETECQNAEYQQLLDIKIRLENEIQTYRSLLEGEGSSGGGGGYGGGRGGGSSGGGYGGSSGGGGGYGGGYGGGSSSGGGHGGSGHGGSSGGSHGGGYGGGSSGGGGGHGGSSSGGGYGGGSSGGHKSSSSGSVGEPSSKGPRYYQIIEELKNKVISSTIANANVILHIDNARLAADDFRLKYENELALHQNTEADINGLRRVLDELTLCRTDQELQYESLSEELRYLKKNHEEEMQALQCAAGGNVNVEMNAAPGVDLTVLLNNMRAEYEDLAEQNRRDAEAWFNEKSATLQQQISDHAGAATSARSELTDMKRSLQTLEIELQSLLAMYAYLQVHPFLLRHLRANLYSGRL
- the KRT10 gene encoding keratin, type I cytoskeletal 10 isoform X3, which gives rise to MSVRYSSSKQYSSSRSGGGGGGGGGSSFRISSSKGSIGGGFSSRGFSGGSFSRGSSGGGCFGGSSGGYGGLGGGFGGGGFGGGGFGGGYGSSSFGGGYGGGSFGGGSFGGGGFSGGSFGGFGGGFGGDGGLLSGNEKVTMQNLNDRLASYLDKVRALEESNYELEGKIKEWYEKHGGLGQREPRDYSKYYQTIDDLKNQILNLTTDNANILLQIDNARLAADDFRLKYENEVSLRQGVEADINGLRRVLDELTLTKADLEMQIESLTEELAYLKKNHEEEMKDLQNVSTGDVNVEMNAAPGVDLTELLNNMRNQYEQLAEQNRKDAEAWFNEKSKELTTEINSNIEQMSSHKSEITELRRTVQGLEIELQSQLALKQSLEASLAETEGRYCMQLSQIQAQISALEEQLQQIRAETECQNAEYQQLLDIKIRLENEIQTYRSLLEGEGSSGGGGGYGGGYGGGSSSGGGHGGSGHGGSSGGSHGGGYGGGSSGGGGGHGGSSSGGGYGGGSSGGHKSSSSGSVGEPSSKGPRYYQIIEELKNKVISSTIANANVILHIDNARLAADDFRLKYENELALHQNTEADINGLRRVLDELTLCRTDQELQYESLSEELRYLKKNHEEEMQALQCAAGGNVNVEMNAAPGVDLTVLLNNMRAEYEDLAEQNRRDAEAWFNEKSATLQQQISDHAGAATSARSELTDMKRSLQTLEIELQSLLAMKQSLECSLTETEGNYCTQLAQIQAQIGALEEQLHQVRTETEGQKLEYEQLLDIKVHLEKEIETYCRLIDGDGNSCSKSKRFGSGGSGSSPKGVLFLELSKTTLVKTVVEEIDQRGKVLSSRVHSIEEKTSKMTSNKTEQRVPF
- the KRT10 gene encoding keratin, type I cytoskeletal 10 isoform X2 is translated as MSVRYSSSKQYSSSRSGGGGGGGGGSSFRISSSKGSIGGGFSSRGFSGGSFSRGSSGGGCFGGSSGGYGGLGGGFGGGGFGGGGFGGGYGSSSFGGGYGGGSFGGGSFGGGGFSGGSFGGFGGGFGGDGGLLSGNEKVTMQNLNDRLASYLDKVRALEESNYELEGKIKEWYEKHGGLGQREPRDYSKYYQTIDDLKNQILNLTTDNANILLQIDNARLAADDFRLKYENEVSLRQGVEADINGLRRVLDELTLTKADLEMQIESLTEELAYLKKNHEEEMKDLQNVSTGDVNVEMNAAPGVDLTELLNNMRNQYEQLAEQNRKDAEAWFNEKSKELTTEINSNIEQMSSHKSEITELRRTVQGLEIELQSQLALKQSLEASLAETEGRYCMQLSQIQAQISALEEQLQQIRAETECQNAEYQQLLDIKIRLENEIQTYRSLLEGEGSSGGGGGYGGGRGGGSSGGGYGGSSGGGGGYGGGYGGGSSSGGGHGGSGHGGSSGGSHGGGYGGGSSGGGGGHGGSSSGGGYGGGSSGGHKSSSSGSVGEPSSKGPRYYQIIEELKNKVISSTIANANVILHIDNARLAADDFRLKYENELALHQNTEADINGLRRVLDELTLCRTDQELQYESLSEELRYLKKNHEEEMQALQCAAGGNVNVEMNAAPGVDLTVLLNNMRAEYEDLAEQNRRDAEAWFNEKSATLQQQISDHAGAATSARSELTDMKRSLQTLEIELQSLLAMKQSLECSLTETEGNYCTQLAQIQAQIGALEEQLHQVRTETEGQKLEYEQLLDIKVHLEKEIETYCRLIDGDGNSCSKSKRFGSGGSGSSPKELSKTTLVKTVVEEIDQRGKVLSSRVHSIEEKTSKMTSNKTEQRVPF